The Acinetobacter defluvii genome includes a region encoding these proteins:
- a CDS encoding phospholipase D family protein, with the protein MRIFNKIHSKLNWSKRRYLGLICAVLIFGYLSSAIYHTVKPIPSGLNFTGPLRHADVKFIADRTYMDAQGRQHLDHYIFDEILNLIKQAKTTIVVDMFLFNQEIGDSKLQHRALTHQLTEALINQKVVNPTLEIKFITDPINSVYGGVAPEQYRKLRQGGIEVIETNLTPLRASNPTWSGFWYLCCQDLGNNAEKGWLNNPFGKEPITIRSYLNLFNFKANHRKTIVVDTNEGWKTIVTSANPHDGSSRHSNVALLVNGAVATDVLKSEQPVAQMSGGDTPFVIVGKLPENSNNPQVQVLTEQAIYDAVLKMLKTAKANDQIDLAMFYLSERKIIKELIAAKQRGAKLRILLDPNKDAFGRQKNGIPNRQVASELNDAGIDVRWCNTQGEQCHSKMLIKHNAQSAEMVLGSANFTARNLKNYNLETDLRVVGTPQQQVFIDAEQYFNTAWSNLNDRHMSVDYSKYADESKLKYGVYRFMEWSGLSTF; encoded by the coding sequence ATGCGTATCTTCAATAAAATTCACAGTAAGTTGAATTGGTCTAAACGACGTTATTTAGGTTTAATTTGTGCAGTCTTGATCTTCGGATATTTATCTTCTGCGATCTATCATACAGTTAAACCTATACCAAGTGGACTGAACTTTACAGGTCCTTTACGCCATGCTGACGTGAAGTTTATTGCAGACCGAACCTATATGGATGCGCAAGGTAGACAACACTTAGACCATTATATTTTTGATGAAATTTTAAATCTCATTAAACAAGCCAAAACCACGATTGTCGTAGATATGTTTTTATTTAACCAAGAAATTGGTGATTCAAAACTTCAACATCGGGCATTGACGCATCAACTCACAGAAGCATTGATTAATCAAAAAGTGGTGAATCCAACCCTTGAAATTAAATTTATCACTGATCCAATCAACTCCGTTTATGGTGGGGTTGCTCCTGAACAATATCGGAAATTACGTCAAGGGGGCATTGAGGTGATTGAAACCAATCTCACACCACTTCGTGCATCCAATCCGACATGGTCAGGTTTTTGGTATTTATGTTGTCAAGACTTGGGAAATAATGCTGAAAAAGGCTGGTTGAATAATCCATTTGGCAAAGAGCCGATTACCATTCGTAGTTATTTAAATTTATTTAATTTCAAAGCCAATCATCGTAAAACCATTGTGGTGGATACCAATGAGGGGTGGAAAACCATTGTCACTTCGGCAAATCCACATGATGGGAGTTCTCGTCATTCTAATGTGGCATTGTTGGTGAATGGTGCTGTCGCAACTGATGTGTTGAAGTCTGAACAACCCGTAGCACAGATGTCAGGTGGAGATACACCTTTTGTGATCGTGGGCAAATTACCTGAAAATAGCAATAACCCACAAGTGCAAGTGCTGACGGAACAGGCGATTTATGATGCAGTTTTAAAAATGCTAAAAACTGCAAAAGCCAATGATCAGATCGACTTGGCAATGTTTTATTTATCTGAACGTAAGATCATAAAAGAATTAATCGCTGCAAAACAACGTGGCGCAAAGTTACGCATTTTACTGGATCCGAATAAAGATGCTTTTGGACGTCAGAAAAATGGCATACCCAATCGTCAAGTTGCATCAGAGCTCAATGATGCGGGTATTGATGTGCGTTGGTGTAATACCCAAGGGGAGCAATGTCATAGTAAGATGTTGATTAAACACAATGCTCAATCGGCTGAAATGGTTTTAGGCTCAGCAAATTTCACGGCACGTAATTTAAAAAATTATAATTTAGAAACTGATTTACGTGTTGTAGGCACCCCACAACAGCAAGTTTTTATTGATGCAGAGCAGTATTTTAATACGGCTTGGTCAAATTTAAATGATCGCCATATGAGTGTGGATTATTCGAAATATGCGGATGAATCGAAACTGAAATACGGTGTGTATCGTTTTATGGAGTGGAGTGGACTTTCAACATTCTGA